From a single Nocardioides panacis genomic region:
- a CDS encoding DUF1501 domain-containing protein, protein MPHPGGNVLVVLSLRGGIDGLGMVVPHGDPAYYTARPTIALPKASLVAADAMFGLHPQMAPLTWLWDAGELAAVHAVGLPVPNRSHFSAMEEIEDADPGSSVRRGWINRMIGQDATDDPSEAVQLGTSVVPTELYGAAPTLAAGRLSDISLVGADANVWGQRRRTELDRMWAGASTPALAGAYASATRTVDLLAPTAAADYVPTPGVTYPTTWPDRDLADALQDTAQLIKADLGTSAVAIDFGSWDMHSDYGTTEWGNMRSMTGALARVLSAFLRDLGPLRDRVTVVTISEFGRRVKENGNRGLDHGWGNMMLLAGAGVRGGRYYGSWPGLGTGTQVDADLQVTTDYRNVLAEVITRRFPERSLAGVFPGLGYAPLGLMR, encoded by the coding sequence GTGCCGCACCCGGGGGGCAACGTGCTGGTGGTGCTCTCGCTGCGCGGCGGCATCGACGGCCTCGGCATGGTGGTCCCGCACGGCGACCCGGCGTACTACACCGCCCGCCCGACGATCGCGCTGCCCAAGGCCAGCCTGGTCGCGGCCGACGCGATGTTCGGGCTGCACCCGCAGATGGCGCCGCTGACCTGGCTCTGGGACGCCGGCGAGCTGGCGGCCGTGCACGCCGTCGGGCTGCCGGTGCCGAACCGGTCGCACTTCTCGGCGATGGAGGAGATCGAGGACGCCGACCCCGGCTCGTCGGTGCGCCGCGGCTGGATCAACCGGATGATCGGCCAGGACGCCACCGACGACCCGTCCGAGGCCGTCCAGCTCGGCACCTCGGTGGTGCCCACCGAGCTGTACGGCGCGGCGCCCACCCTCGCCGCCGGGCGGCTGTCGGACATCTCCTTGGTCGGGGCCGACGCCAACGTCTGGGGGCAGCGCCGCCGGACCGAGCTCGACCGCATGTGGGCGGGGGCGAGCACGCCGGCCCTGGCCGGCGCCTACGCCTCGGCCACCCGCACCGTCGACCTGCTCGCGCCGACCGCGGCCGCGGACTACGTGCCGACGCCCGGCGTGACCTACCCGACGACCTGGCCGGACCGCGACCTCGCCGACGCCCTCCAGGACACCGCCCAGCTGATCAAGGCGGACCTCGGCACCAGCGCGGTCGCCATCGACTTCGGCTCGTGGGACATGCACTCGGACTACGGCACCACCGAGTGGGGCAACATGCGGAGCATGACCGGCGCGCTGGCCCGGGTGCTGTCGGCCTTCCTGCGCGACCTCGGTCCGTTGCGCGACCGGGTCACCGTGGTGACGATCAGCGAGTTCGGCCGCCGCGTCAAGGAGAACGGCAACCGCGGCCTCGACCACGGCTGGGGCAACATGATGCTGCTGGCCGGCGCCGGCGTGCGGGGCGGGAGGTACTACGGCAGCTGGCCCGGCCTGGGCACCGGCACGCAGGTCGACGCGGACCTCCAGGTGACCACCGACTACCGCAACGTGCTCGCCGAGGTGATCACCCGCCGCTTCCCCGAGCGGTCGCTCGCGGGCGTCTTCCCCGGGCTCGGCTACGCCCCGCTCGGCCTCATGCGCTGA
- a CDS encoding DUF1800 domain-containing protein, with translation MSTPTPTRRRLLSGAAGVLLSVVGGPVASQVLGLEEAEAATRPRRRTARARARARARAKARARARARARAKARTPVAQPKPSPTPTATPPRPAAPVPTTPTPAVAPAVPPPPMATTPPAGEAELHYLNRLGCGFSPASLAQLTAAGGPAGWLDAQLDPASVPESDAALALPGYFPDMDASATAKWATNQAGTKGGWQYAADFAGYSMLRQIYSTRQVFENLVGFWSNHLHVNANHDSAWIYRKSYDDTIRAHALGTFADLLVACSLHPSMLLYLDNWTSVRNAPNENQGRELLELHTVGRGAGYTEQMVKDSAKLLSGHTVDAWKTWAPSYDSKRHTTGPVQVLGFSDANAAADGSALSVTYLRYLAHHPATATRIATKLCRHFVADEPSAALVAHVAQAFTDSGTDIRATLRALVAHPDFLTGRGTLVRNPVEDFVATCRVLGVQVPAPTDGQSFARACIWLPETTLLYQWPRPDGLPLGDAAWASATRMLNSFRMHWNLAAGWWPTKDVAYRKSGAAWLPRASLRLDEYVDHLCTSVLGRRADARTVAAVAGVTGYPASTVITASHQVVGWMHVRVMGVLLDSPDHMRR, from the coding sequence GTGTCCACGCCCACGCCCACCCGTCGCCGCCTGCTGAGCGGAGCCGCCGGGGTGCTGCTCTCGGTCGTGGGCGGCCCCGTGGCCTCGCAGGTCCTCGGCCTCGAGGAGGCCGAGGCCGCCACCCGTCCCCGCCGGCGCACGGCCCGGGCCAGGGCCAGGGCCAGAGCCCGCGCCAAGGCACGGGCGCGGGCCAGGGCGCGGGCCCGGGCGAAGGCCCGCACCCCGGTCGCCCAGCCGAAGCCCTCCCCCACGCCGACCGCGACGCCGCCCCGGCCGGCGGCACCGGTCCCGACGACCCCGACCCCGGCTGTCGCCCCTGCGGTGCCGCCGCCGCCGATGGCGACGACGCCGCCCGCGGGCGAGGCGGAGCTGCACTACCTGAACCGGCTGGGCTGCGGATTCTCGCCCGCGTCCCTCGCGCAGCTGACCGCCGCGGGTGGCCCCGCAGGGTGGCTCGACGCCCAGCTCGACCCGGCCTCGGTGCCGGAGTCGGACGCCGCGCTGGCGCTGCCCGGCTACTTCCCGGACATGGACGCCTCGGCGACGGCGAAGTGGGCGACCAACCAGGCGGGCACCAAGGGCGGCTGGCAGTACGCCGCCGACTTCGCGGGCTACTCGATGCTGCGGCAGATCTACTCGACCCGGCAGGTGTTCGAGAACCTGGTCGGCTTCTGGTCCAACCACCTGCACGTGAACGCCAACCACGACAGCGCGTGGATCTACCGCAAGTCCTACGACGACACGATCCGCGCCCACGCCCTGGGGACCTTCGCGGACCTCCTCGTGGCCTGCTCGCTGCACCCGTCGATGCTGCTGTACCTCGACAACTGGACGTCGGTGAGGAACGCCCCCAACGAGAACCAGGGCCGCGAGCTGCTCGAGCTGCACACCGTCGGACGGGGCGCCGGCTACACCGAGCAGATGGTGAAGGACTCCGCCAAGCTGCTCTCGGGCCACACCGTCGACGCCTGGAAGACCTGGGCGCCGTCGTACGACAGCAAGCGGCACACCACCGGCCCCGTCCAGGTGCTCGGCTTCTCCGACGCCAACGCCGCCGCCGACGGCTCGGCCCTGAGCGTGACCTACCTGCGCTACCTCGCGCACCACCCCGCCACCGCCACCCGGATCGCCACCAAGCTGTGCCGGCACTTCGTCGCCGACGAGCCCTCCGCCGCGCTGGTCGCCCACGTGGCGCAGGCGTTCACCGACTCCGGCACCGACATCAGGGCCACGCTGCGGGCGCTGGTCGCCCACCCCGACTTCCTGACCGGCCGCGGCACGCTGGTGCGCAACCCGGTCGAGGACTTCGTGGCCACCTGCCGGGTGCTGGGCGTGCAGGTGCCGGCGCCCACGGACGGCCAGTCCTTCGCCCGGGCGTGCATCTGGCTCCCCGAGACCACCCTGCTCTACCAGTGGCCGCGCCCCGACGGGCTGCCGCTCGGCGACGCCGCGTGGGCCTCGGCCACCCGGATGCTGAACTCCTTCCGGATGCACTGGAACCTCGCGGCCGGGTGGTGGCCGACCAAGGACGTGGCCTACCGCAAGAGCGGCGCCGCCTGGCTCCCGCGGGCCAGCCTCCGGCTCGACGAGTACGTCGACCACCTGTGCACCTCGGTGCTGGGCAGGCGCGCCGACGCCCGCACGGTCGCAGCGGTCGCCGGCGTCACCGGCTACCCCGCGAGCACGGTGATCACCGCGAGCCACCAGGTCGTCGGCTGGATGCACGTGCGCGTGATGGGCGTCCTGCTCGACTCCCCCGACCACATGAGGCGATGA
- a CDS encoding alpha/beta fold hydrolase, whose protein sequence is MSATPRVVSLPVPGGHESLRFYDVVSADGTRLRAWTNDADGPTVLLCNGLGTSPYAWPALLRSDCGVRVISWNHRGIGGSERPADRRRVDVSAFVEDALAVLADAEVDACPVIGWSIGVNTAFELAVEHPARVTALFAVAGVPGGTFASMGAPLQIPRWARRPLSIGVASTLARTGWALTPVTSRLPVGRRAANLLRHSGFMMPNADLAVVERAVREFLSTPVQWYMHLARAAARHDRVSLSRVTVPTVFVAGSYDILASAQDMRTAAERIPGSTYVEMRGSHFLQIERAAEVHALLLALVSG, encoded by the coding sequence ATGTCGGCCACTCCGCGCGTGGTGTCCCTCCCCGTCCCGGGAGGGCACGAGTCGCTGCGCTTCTACGACGTCGTCAGCGCCGACGGGACCCGGCTCCGGGCCTGGACCAACGACGCCGACGGACCGACCGTGCTGCTGTGCAACGGGCTGGGCACCAGCCCCTACGCGTGGCCGGCGCTGCTGCGCTCGGACTGCGGCGTGCGGGTGATCTCCTGGAACCACCGCGGCATCGGCGGCTCCGAGCGGCCCGCGGACCGCCGCCGGGTGGACGTGTCCGCGTTCGTCGAGGACGCCCTCGCGGTGCTCGCGGACGCCGAGGTGGACGCCTGCCCGGTGATCGGCTGGTCGATCGGGGTGAACACCGCCTTCGAGCTCGCCGTGGAGCACCCCGCGCGGGTCACCGCGCTGTTCGCCGTCGCGGGCGTGCCGGGCGGCACGTTCGCCTCGATGGGGGCGCCCCTGCAGATCCCCCGCTGGGCGCGCCGGCCGCTGAGCATCGGCGTGGCCTCCACGCTGGCCCGCACCGGCTGGGCGCTGACCCCGGTGACGTCCCGGCTGCCGGTCGGGCGACGGGCCGCGAACCTGCTGCGGCACAGCGGCTTCATGATGCCCAACGCCGACCTCGCGGTGGTCGAGCGTGCGGTCCGGGAGTTCCTGAGCACCCCGGTGCAGTGGTACATGCACCTGGCCCGCGCCGCCGCCCGGCACGACCGGGTGTCGCTGAGCCGGGTCACCGTGCCGACGGTGTTCGTGGCCGGGAGCTACGACATCCTCGCCTCCGCCCAGGACATGCGCACCGCCGCCGAGCGGATCCCCGGGTCGACGTACGTCGAGATGCGGGGGTCGCACTTCCTGCAGATCGAGCGGGCCGCCGAGGTGCACGCGCTCCTGCTCGCGCTCGTCAGCGGCTGA
- a CDS encoding NAD(P)-dependent oxidoreductase has protein sequence MTDDRPLVWIPFDVQDLGGAPDGLRYETVRPEGDDVPSSVGEVQFYVPPYDLGGEQGGLLARMPRLKVVQTLTAGVDHIRSQIPDGVLLCNGRGIHNASTAELALTLTLASLRGIPGFVEDQKAHRWNQGWRPSLADSTVLIVGYGDIGHDIERRLEPFEVDVLRVARTARDGVHTLAELPELLPQADVVVLIVPGTSETRGLVDAAFLGRMKRGGAAGQRRAGAGRGHRRPGRRAGVRPGARRPRRHRPRAAAGRPPAVVRPERADHPARGWRHPGDVAPRPPPRPTPARALRGGRARRERDVGGVLSDEFSSVTGSRL, from the coding sequence ATGACCGACGACCGACCGCTGGTGTGGATCCCGTTCGACGTGCAGGACCTCGGGGGTGCGCCCGACGGGCTGCGCTACGAGACGGTCCGGCCGGAGGGGGACGACGTGCCCTCCTCGGTGGGCGAGGTGCAGTTCTACGTGCCGCCGTACGACCTCGGCGGCGAGCAGGGCGGTCTGCTGGCCCGGATGCCGCGGCTCAAGGTCGTCCAGACCCTGACCGCCGGCGTCGACCACATCCGCAGCCAGATCCCCGACGGCGTGCTGCTGTGCAACGGCCGCGGCATCCACAACGCGTCGACGGCCGAGCTGGCGCTGACCCTGACCCTGGCGTCGCTGCGCGGGATCCCGGGCTTCGTCGAGGACCAGAAGGCCCACCGGTGGAACCAGGGCTGGCGCCCGTCGCTGGCCGACTCGACGGTCCTGATCGTCGGGTACGGCGACATCGGGCACGACATCGAGCGCCGGCTGGAGCCCTTCGAGGTCGACGTGCTGCGGGTGGCCCGGACCGCCCGCGACGGCGTGCACACCCTCGCGGAGCTGCCCGAGCTGCTGCCGCAGGCGGACGTGGTGGTGCTGATCGTGCCGGGCACCAGCGAGACCCGCGGGCTGGTGGACGCCGCCTTCCTAGGCCGGATGAAGCGGGGGGGCGCTGCTGGTCAACGTCGCGCGGGGGCCGGTCGTGGTCACCGACGACCTGGTCGCCGCGCTGGAGTCCGGCCAGGTGCACGCCGCCCTCGACGTCACCGACCCCGAGCCGCTGCCGGCCGACCACCCGCTGTGGTCCGCCCCGAACGTGCTGATCACCCCGCACGTGGGTGGCGCCACCCCGGCGATGTGGCCCCGCGCCCACCGCCTCGTCCGACGCCAGCTCGAGCGCTTCGCGGCGGGCGAGCCCGTCGAGAACGTGATGTCGGGGGAGTACTGAGCGATGAGTTCTCGTCGGTGACCGGGTCTAGGTTGTGA
- a CDS encoding WD40/YVTN/BNR-like repeat-containing protein: MARTVLMIGTRKGLWIANSDGDDRRTWKVEGPDELRSEVHAVALDTANTAGREQPRLFMASKHWHWGPQVLHSDDLGATWEKGVDGAIKFPEDTGRTLESVWAIAPSPCDPDVVWAGTEPSALFKSTDGGASFTMVRALWDHPHREQWGAGFGGQAIHTVLPHPTDPQQVTVAMSTGGVYRTFDGGESWAPANQGIRAIFLPEDAQFPEFGQCVHKVARDPQNPDRLYLQNHGGVYRSDDGADAWTSIADGLPSDFGFPVVAHPHRPGTVWVFPLEGADGRFPVEGACSVWRSRDSGDTWEPLRSGLPDAFFSGVMRDAMCVDDAAETGVYFGSRDGTVFGSDDEGDTWRPVAEHLPDVLCVRAAVC; this comes from the coding sequence ATGGCACGAACCGTGCTGATGATCGGCACACGCAAGGGACTCTGGATCGCGAACAGCGACGGCGACGACCGGCGGACGTGGAAGGTGGAGGGCCCCGACGAGCTGCGCAGCGAGGTGCACGCCGTCGCGCTCGACACCGCGAACACCGCGGGCCGTGAGCAGCCCCGCCTGTTCATGGCCAGCAAGCACTGGCACTGGGGGCCGCAGGTGCTGCACAGCGACGACCTCGGCGCGACCTGGGAGAAGGGCGTGGACGGGGCGATCAAGTTCCCCGAGGACACCGGCCGGACGCTCGAGTCGGTCTGGGCGATCGCGCCCTCCCCGTGCGACCCGGACGTGGTCTGGGCCGGCACGGAGCCCTCGGCGCTGTTCAAGTCGACCGACGGCGGCGCCAGCTTCACGATGGTGCGCGCCCTGTGGGACCACCCGCACCGCGAGCAGTGGGGCGCCGGCTTCGGCGGCCAGGCCATCCACACCGTGCTGCCGCACCCCACCGACCCGCAGCAGGTGACCGTCGCGATGTCGACCGGCGGCGTCTACCGCACCTTCGACGGCGGCGAGTCGTGGGCACCGGCCAACCAGGGCATCCGGGCGATCTTCCTGCCGGAGGACGCCCAGTTCCCCGAGTTCGGCCAGTGCGTGCACAAGGTCGCCCGTGACCCGCAGAACCCGGACCGGCTCTACCTCCAGAACCACGGCGGGGTCTACCGCAGCGACGACGGCGCCGACGCGTGGACGTCGATCGCCGACGGCCTGCCCAGCGACTTCGGGTTCCCGGTGGTCGCCCACCCGCACAGGCCCGGCACCGTGTGGGTGTTCCCGCTCGAGGGAGCCGACGGCCGCTTCCCGGTGGAGGGGGCGTGCAGCGTGTGGCGCTCCCGCGACTCCGGCGACACGTGGGAGCCGCTGCGCTCGGGGCTGCCCGACGCGTTCTTCTCCGGCGTGATGCGCGACGCGATGTGCGTGGACGACGCGGCCGAGACCGGCGTCTACTTCGGCAGCCGCGACGGCACGGTGTTCGGCAGCGACGACGAGGGGGACACCTGGCGCCCGGTGGCCGAGCACCTCCCGGACGTTCTCTGCGTGCGCGCGGCCGTCTGCTGA
- a CDS encoding pyridoxamine 5'-phosphate oxidase family protein — MSTEHEAIDGRLREFVEAQHVFFVATAPLAGGRVNVSPKGIGGTFVVVDEHTVAYLDVTASGAETIAHLREPGNGRITLMFCSFGRSPDVVRLQGTGRVVSVYDEEYAGWAARFTETRGARAVIVVDVERVSDSCGYGVPVMDFTAERDLLPAHMDRKGAEGLVDYRRAKNRTSVDGLPAFDDDPV, encoded by the coding sequence GTGAGCACGGAGCACGAGGCGATCGACGGACGCCTGCGGGAGTTCGTCGAGGCCCAGCACGTCTTCTTCGTCGCGACGGCCCCGCTGGCGGGCGGCCGGGTGAACGTCTCGCCCAAGGGCATCGGCGGGACGTTCGTGGTGGTCGACGAGCACACGGTCGCCTACCTCGACGTCACCGCGAGCGGCGCCGAGACGATCGCGCACCTGCGCGAGCCGGGCAACGGCCGCATCACGCTGATGTTCTGCTCGTTCGGCCGGTCGCCGGACGTCGTACGCCTGCAGGGGACCGGGCGGGTGGTCAGCGTCTACGACGAGGAGTACGCCGGGTGGGCGGCCAGGTTCACCGAGACCCGGGGAGCGCGGGCGGTGATCGTGGTCGACGTCGAGCGGGTCTCCGACTCCTGCGGGTACGGCGTGCCGGTCATGGACTTCACCGCGGAGCGGGACCTGCTGCCGGCGCACATGGACCGCAAGGGTGCCGAGGGCCTGGTGGACTACCGGCGCGCGAAGAACCGCACGAGCGTCGACGGGCTGCCGGCGTTCGACGACGACCCGGTCTAG
- a CDS encoding acetolactate synthase large subunit yields MSEQGTGTPVTGAQSLIKSLECAGAENIFGIPGGAILPAYDPLFDSEKIRHILVRHEQGAGHAAQGYASATGRVGVCMATSGPGATNLVTPIADAYMDSVPMVAITGQVASSSIGTDAFQEADIRGITMPITKHNFLVTDPAEIPRTVAEAFYIASTGRPGPVLVDVAKDAMQAMTTFRWPTDLNLPGYRPVTRPHAKQIREAARLILEARRPVLYVGGGVIRARASQELRVLAEMTGMPVVTTLMARGAFPDSHVQHLGMPGMHGTVSAVAGLQRSDLIISLGARFDDRVTGNLDSFAPNARVIHADIDPAEIGKNRHVDVPIVGDAREVIADLVVALQAEADAGRQGDYEAWVAFLAGVKKKYPLGYDTPADGSLSPQYVIERLGKIAGPEAIYASGVGQHQMWAAQFIGYEHPGTWLNSGGLGTMGFSVPAAMGAKVGRPEATVWSIDGDGCFQMTNQELATCAIEGIPIKVAIINNESLGMVRQWQTLFYNERYSNTDLQSKRIPDFVKLADAYGCVGLACDSPDDVDATIDKAMQIDDVPVVVDFRVHRDAMVWPMVAAGASNDDIQFARDLAPDFEHDDLEGGQH; encoded by the coding sequence ATGAGCGAGCAGGGCACCGGGACCCCCGTGACAGGTGCGCAGAGCCTGATCAAGTCGTTGGAGTGTGCGGGCGCGGAGAACATCTTCGGCATCCCGGGCGGCGCGATCCTGCCGGCGTACGACCCGCTCTTCGACTCCGAGAAGATCCGGCACATCCTGGTCCGGCACGAGCAGGGCGCCGGGCACGCGGCCCAGGGCTACGCCTCGGCGACCGGCCGGGTGGGCGTCTGCATGGCGACCAGCGGGCCGGGCGCGACCAACCTGGTCACCCCGATCGCCGATGCCTACATGGACTCCGTCCCGATGGTCGCGATCACCGGCCAGGTGGCCAGCTCCTCGATCGGCACCGACGCCTTCCAGGAGGCCGACATCCGGGGCATCACGATGCCGATCACCAAGCACAACTTCCTGGTCACCGACCCCGCCGAGATCCCGCGCACCGTCGCCGAGGCGTTCTACATCGCCTCCACCGGCCGCCCCGGACCGGTGCTCGTCGACGTCGCCAAGGACGCGATGCAGGCGATGACCACGTTCCGGTGGCCGACCGACCTGAACCTCCCCGGCTACCGGCCGGTGACCCGCCCGCACGCCAAGCAGATCCGCGAGGCCGCCCGGCTCATCCTCGAGGCGCGCCGTCCCGTCCTGTACGTCGGCGGCGGGGTGATCCGCGCCCGCGCCTCCCAGGAGCTCCGGGTCCTCGCCGAGATGACCGGGATGCCCGTCGTGACCACGCTGATGGCCCGCGGCGCCTTCCCCGACAGCCACGTGCAGCACCTCGGCATGCCCGGCATGCACGGCACGGTGTCCGCGGTCGCCGGCCTCCAGCGCAGCGACCTGATCATCAGCCTGGGCGCCCGCTTCGACGACCGCGTCACCGGCAACCTGGACTCGTTCGCGCCGAACGCCCGGGTCATCCACGCCGACATCGACCCGGCCGAGATCGGCAAGAACCGGCACGTCGACGTCCCGATCGTGGGGGACGCCCGCGAGGTGATCGCCGACCTGGTCGTCGCGCTGCAGGCCGAGGCCGACGCCGGCCGCCAGGGCGACTACGAGGCCTGGGTGGCGTTCCTCGCGGGGGTCAAGAAGAAGTACCCCCTCGGCTACGACACCCCCGCGGACGGGTCGCTCTCGCCGCAGTACGTCATCGAGCGGCTCGGCAAGATCGCCGGGCCCGAGGCGATCTACGCCTCCGGGGTCGGCCAGCACCAGATGTGGGCCGCGCAGTTCATCGGCTACGAGCACCCGGGCACCTGGCTCAACTCCGGCGGCCTCGGCACCATGGGCTTCTCGGTGCCGGCCGCGATGGGCGCCAAGGTGGGCCGGCCCGAGGCGACGGTGTGGTCCATCGACGGCGACGGCTGCTTCCAGATGACCAACCAGGAGCTGGCGACCTGCGCGATCGAGGGCATCCCGATCAAGGTCGCGATCATCAACAACGAGTCGCTCGGCATGGTGCGGCAGTGGCAGACGCTGTTCTACAACGAGCGCTACAGCAACACCGACCTGCAGTCCAAGCGGATCCCGGACTTCGTGAAGCTCGCCGACGCCTACGGCTGCGTCGGGCTGGCCTGCGACTCCCCGGACGACGTGGACGCCACGATCGACAAGGCCATGCAGATCGACGACGTCCCGGTGGTCGTGGACTTCCGGGTGCACCGCGACGCGATGGTGTGGCCGATGGTCGCCGCCGGCGCCAGCAACGACGACATCCAGTTCGCCCGCGACCTGGCCCCCGACTTCGAGCACGACGACCTGGAAGGCGGCCAGCACTGA
- the ilvN gene encoding acetolactate synthase small subunit, which yields MSRHTLSVLVENKPGVLARIAGLFSRRGFNIDSLAVGPTEHPEVSRMTIAVNVEDSPLEQVTKQLNKLVEVIKIVELDPGASVSRELLLVKLKADASMRGQVLEIVQLFRAKVVDVATDAITVQVVGNRDKLEDFLRIVEPFGVRELVQSGMVAIGRGGRSISERNLRPVSVPVPPGGRLSAGPQQHHRRTP from the coding sequence ATGAGCCGGCACACACTGAGCGTCCTGGTCGAGAACAAGCCCGGCGTGCTGGCCCGGATCGCCGGCCTGTTCAGCCGGCGCGGGTTCAACATCGACTCCCTGGCCGTGGGCCCCACCGAGCACCCCGAGGTGTCCCGGATGACCATCGCGGTCAACGTGGAGGACTCGCCCCTCGAGCAGGTCACCAAGCAGCTGAACAAGCTCGTCGAGGTGATCAAGATCGTGGAGCTCGACCCCGGTGCCTCGGTGTCGCGCGAGCTCCTGCTGGTGAAGCTCAAGGCCGACGCGAGCATGCGCGGCCAGGTCCTCGAGATCGTCCAGCTGTTCCGGGCGAAGGTCGTCGACGTGGCGACCGACGCGATCACCGTGCAGGTGGTCGGCAACCGCGACAAGCTCGAGGACTTCCTGCGGATCGTGGAGCCCTTCGGGGTCCGCGAGCTCGTGCAGTCCGGGATGGTCGCGATCGGCCGGGGCGGGCGCTCGATCAGCGAGCGCAACCTGCGCCCGGTCTCCGTGCCCGTCCCCCCCGGTGGCCGGCTGAGCGCCGGCCCCCAGCAGCACCACCGCAGAACCCCCTGA
- the ilvC gene encoding ketol-acid reductoisomerase produces the protein MAEMFYDDDADLSVIQGRNVAVLGYGSQGHAHALSLRDSGVDVRVGLPEGSKSRAKAEAEGLRVLSPGEACEEADLIMILAPDHIQRKLYAEHVEPNLVDGDALFFGHGFNIRFGYIKPPAGVDVAMVAPKGPGHLVRREYSAGRGVPVLVAVENDASGKAWDLALAYAKGIGGLRAGGIKTTFTEETETDLFGEQAVLCGGMSELVMKGFEVLTEAGYQPEVAYFECLHELKLIVDLMYEGGIAKQRWSVSDTAEYGDYVSGPRIIDDSVKGRMQDVLADIKSGKFAQRFIDDQDAGAPEFKELRAKGEAHPIEETGRELRKLMAWVKDDDTDYTEGTATR, from the coding sequence GTGGCTGAGATGTTCTACGACGACGACGCCGACCTGTCCGTGATCCAGGGCCGCAACGTGGCCGTGCTGGGGTACGGCAGCCAGGGGCACGCCCACGCGCTGTCGCTGCGCGACTCCGGCGTGGACGTCCGCGTCGGCCTGCCCGAGGGCTCCAAGAGCCGGGCCAAGGCGGAGGCCGAGGGCCTGCGGGTGCTGTCACCGGGCGAGGCCTGCGAGGAGGCCGACCTGATCATGATCCTCGCGCCCGACCACATCCAGCGGAAGCTGTACGCCGAGCACGTCGAGCCGAACCTCGTGGACGGCGACGCGCTGTTCTTCGGGCACGGGTTCAACATCCGCTTCGGCTACATCAAGCCGCCGGCCGGCGTGGACGTGGCCATGGTCGCGCCGAAGGGTCCGGGCCACCTGGTCCGCCGCGAATACTCCGCCGGCCGTGGCGTGCCCGTGCTCGTCGCCGTCGAGAACGACGCGTCGGGCAAGGCGTGGGACCTCGCGCTGGCGTACGCCAAGGGCATCGGTGGCCTCCGCGCGGGTGGCATCAAGACCACCTTCACCGAGGAGACCGAGACCGACCTCTTCGGCGAGCAGGCCGTGCTCTGCGGCGGCATGTCCGAGCTGGTGATGAAGGGCTTCGAGGTGCTCACCGAGGCCGGCTACCAGCCCGAGGTCGCCTACTTCGAGTGCCTGCACGAGCTCAAGCTGATCGTCGACCTGATGTACGAAGGCGGCATCGCCAAGCAGCGCTGGTCGGTCTCCGACACCGCGGAGTACGGCGACTACGTCTCCGGTCCGCGGATCATCGACGACTCGGTCAAGGGGCGCATGCAGGACGTGCTCGCCGACATCAAGAGCGGCAAGTTCGCCCAGCGGTTCATCGACGACCAGGATGCCGGGGCTCCGGAGTTCAAGGAGCTCCGCGCCAAGGGCGAGGCGCACCCGATCGAGGAGACCGGCCGCGAGCTGCGCAAGCTGATGGCCTGGGTCAAGGACGACGACACGGACTACACCGAGGGCACCGCCACCCGCTGA